One window from the genome of Faecalibacterium sp. HTF-F encodes:
- a CDS encoding ParB/RepB/Spo0J family partition protein, with amino-acid sequence MFERKKQAGKIYFLPIDQIRPSPFQARREFSEQELAALAQSIRENGLLQPVTVRKLSDGGYELVAGERRLRACRLAKMTTIPAILCNYGDEQTAALGLLENIQRADLNPFEQAQGMKDVMVLWDCTQAEAAKRLGMAQPTLANKLRLLQLNADQRQFVLDNNLTERHARAVLRLPENRRSEALINIAKRRMNARQTDLYIEQLLNTPAKGRHRVSMVKDVRIFVNTIDHAIRLMTDNGVPATAHREEKDGYIEYTVRIPTAAAER; translated from the coding sequence ATGTTTGAACGCAAAAAGCAGGCGGGCAAAATTTATTTCCTGCCCATCGACCAGATCAGACCGTCGCCATTTCAGGCACGGCGGGAATTCAGCGAGCAGGAGCTTGCGGCACTGGCGCAGAGCATCCGGGAGAACGGCCTGCTGCAGCCGGTCACGGTGCGGAAGCTGTCGGATGGCGGCTATGAGCTGGTGGCAGGGGAGCGGCGGCTCCGTGCCTGCAGGCTGGCAAAGATGACCACCATCCCGGCCATCCTCTGCAATTACGGCGACGAGCAGACCGCGGCGCTGGGCCTGCTGGAAAACATCCAGCGGGCCGACCTGAACCCCTTTGAACAGGCACAGGGCATGAAGGATGTGATGGTGCTGTGGGACTGCACCCAGGCCGAGGCCGCCAAACGTCTGGGCATGGCGCAGCCCACCCTTGCCAACAAGCTGCGGCTCTTGCAGCTGAACGCCGATCAGCGGCAGTTCGTGCTGGACAACAACCTCACCGAGCGCCATGCCCGGGCGGTGCTGCGTCTGCCGGAGAACCGCCGCAGCGAAGCCTTGATCAACATTGCCAAGCGCCGCATGAACGCCCGGCAGACCGACCTCTACATTGAACAGCTGCTCAACACCCCTGCAAAAGGCAGGCACCGTGTTTCCATGGTCAAGGATGTGCGCATTTTTGTGAACACCATCGACCATGCCATCCGCTTGATGACCGACAACGGCGTGCCCGCTACCGCTCATCGGGAAGAGAAGGACGGGTATATCGAGTATACGGTGCGCATTCCCACTGCGGCCGCCGAACGGTAA
- the rsmG gene encoding 16S rRNA (guanine(527)-N(7))-methyltransferase RsmG: protein MIDKQRLEAKCSTWNITLTGTQLDQLDAFAEILVDYNQKVNLTAITDPEGIEDKHFLDSLLFASQPEVAGRMVDVGAGAGFPGIVTKIFKPELQLTLMEPTGKRVEFLKYACAQLGLVGVEFAKERAEEAARKAWREQFDLASARAVAALPMLAEYCLPLVKVGGNFLAMKGSSGEEELTAARGAIKKLGGEYRETRTLHLPGGDTRTLILCKKISQTPTAYPRNGGKIAKSPLK from the coding sequence ATGATCGACAAACAGCGTCTGGAAGCAAAATGTTCCACATGGAACATCACCCTCACCGGCACCCAGCTGGACCAGCTGGATGCCTTTGCCGAAATTCTGGTGGATTACAACCAGAAGGTCAACCTGACCGCCATCACCGACCCCGAGGGGATTGAGGATAAGCACTTCCTCGACAGCCTGCTTTTTGCCAGCCAGCCGGAAGTGGCAGGCCGCATGGTGGATGTGGGCGCAGGCGCAGGCTTCCCGGGCATCGTGACCAAAATTTTCAAGCCGGAGCTGCAGCTGACCCTGATGGAGCCCACTGGCAAGCGGGTGGAGTTTTTGAAGTACGCCTGCGCCCAGCTGGGCCTTGTCGGCGTGGAGTTTGCCAAGGAGCGCGCCGAGGAAGCCGCCCGCAAGGCGTGGCGTGAGCAGTTCGATCTGGCATCTGCCCGGGCTGTGGCTGCGCTGCCCATGCTGGCCGAATACTGCCTGCCGCTGGTAAAGGTAGGGGGGAACTTCCTTGCCATGAAGGGCTCCTCCGGTGAGGAAGAACTGACCGCAGCGCGCGGTGCCATCAAAAAGCTGGGCGGTGAGTACAGGGAGACCCGCACCCTGCACCTGCCGGGCGGCGATACCCGCACCCTGATCCTGTGCAAAAAGATTTCGCAGACTCCGACAGCTTACCCCAGAAACGGCGGTAAAATCGCGAAAAGTCCGCTGAAATAA
- a CDS encoding prolyl-tRNA synthetase associated domain-containing protein has product MEELKLYEGRPADCTGRLEKEIRTYDLLDKLGIQFWRTDHGWMKADTMEDCHVIDACLNATVCKNLFLCNRQKTNFYLLMMPGNKPFKTKELSHQLGIARLSFASPEDMEQYLDCTPGSSSIMGLANDTENKVQLLMDEDVKKGEYLGCHPCINTSSLKLRTADVLEIFLPAVHHEPIFVQLTGE; this is encoded by the coding sequence ATGGAAGAACTGAAGCTTTACGAGGGCCGTCCCGCCGACTGCACCGGGCGGCTGGAAAAAGAGATCCGCACCTATGACCTGCTGGACAAGCTGGGCATCCAATTCTGGCGCACCGACCACGGCTGGATGAAGGCCGACACCATGGAGGACTGCCATGTGATCGATGCCTGTCTGAATGCCACCGTCTGCAAGAACCTGTTCCTGTGCAACCGGCAGAAGACGAACTTTTATCTGCTCATGATGCCCGGGAACAAGCCCTTCAAGACCAAAGAGCTCTCCCATCAGCTGGGCATTGCCCGCCTGAGCTTTGCTTCGCCCGAGGATATGGAGCAGTATCTGGACTGCACGCCCGGCTCCTCCTCCATCATGGGGCTTGCCAACGACACCGAAAACAAGGTGCAGCTGCTGATGGACGAGGATGTGAAGAAGGGGGAGTACCTTGGCTGCCACCCCTGCATCAACACCTCTTCGCTCAAGCTGCGCACGGCAGATGTGCTGGAAATTTTCCTGCCTGCCGTCCACCACGAGCCCATTTTCGTCCAGCTGACCGGTGAATGA
- the mnmG gene encoding tRNA uridine-5-carboxymethylaminomethyl(34) synthesis enzyme MnmG, producing MNHLGDYDVIVIGAGHAGIEAAHAAATLGAKTAVFTMSLDAIGNMPCNPSIGGTAKGTLVRELDALGGVMGLAADATYLQSRMLNRGKGPAVHALRVQTDRKRYHEYMKHALELTPGLAIHQAEVVGIETENGRVKGVVTQLNGEYSAKCVVIATGTNLGGKIFVGDAWYASGPDGMHAANALTDSLKAAGLPLRRFKTGTPARVHRRSIDFSQLECQPGDPDSELQPFSFLTDAPMHNKVECWIAYTNPETHRIILDNIQRSPLYGGMIEGVGPRYCPSIEDKVVRFAGKDRHPIFVEPCGENTEEMYLQGASSSLPEDVQNAFYRSIKGFENIEIMRPAYAIEYDCVDPTSLEATLESKVVRGLYGAGQFNGTSGYEEAAAQGLLAGLNAARNALGKEQLILPRHTSYLGTLVDDLVTKGVMDPYRMMTSRSEYRLTLRQDNADQRLTPIGREYGLVQDDRWAKYQHTQSILEAERRRLHETHLRTADLRTAMEAAGLAPAAEGGIAEELLRRPEISYPLLAGVIGWGEQITPMLAERLETEIKYAGYIARQDRMIRDVARHEKTLIPDDFEYADLAGLTLEAREKLARIRPKNLGQAGRIPGVSPSDVAQLSIALAARK from the coding sequence ATGAACCACTTAGGAGATTATGACGTTATCGTCATCGGTGCCGGCCATGCCGGCATCGAAGCCGCCCACGCCGCCGCGACACTGGGCGCAAAAACGGCCGTGTTTACCATGAGTCTGGATGCCATTGGCAACATGCCCTGTAACCCCAGCATTGGCGGTACTGCAAAAGGCACGCTGGTACGTGAATTGGATGCACTGGGCGGCGTGATGGGCCTTGCTGCGGATGCCACCTATCTGCAGAGCCGGATGCTCAACCGGGGCAAGGGCCCGGCTGTCCACGCCCTGCGTGTGCAGACCGACCGCAAGCGCTACCACGAATATATGAAGCACGCCCTTGAGCTGACGCCCGGCCTTGCCATCCATCAGGCAGAGGTCGTGGGCATTGAGACCGAGAACGGCCGTGTGAAGGGCGTCGTGACCCAGCTGAACGGCGAATACAGCGCCAAGTGCGTGGTCATTGCCACCGGCACGAATCTGGGCGGCAAAATTTTTGTGGGTGATGCATGGTACGCTTCCGGCCCGGACGGGATGCACGCCGCCAACGCCCTGACCGACAGCCTGAAGGCCGCCGGTCTGCCGCTGCGCCGGTTCAAGACCGGCACCCCTGCCCGGGTGCACCGCCGCAGCATTGATTTCAGCCAGCTGGAATGCCAGCCCGGCGACCCGGACAGCGAGCTGCAGCCCTTCAGCTTCCTGACCGACGCCCCCATGCACAACAAGGTGGAGTGCTGGATCGCCTATACCAACCCCGAGACCCACAGGATCATTCTGGACAACATCCAGCGCAGCCCGCTCTACGGCGGCATGATCGAGGGCGTTGGCCCGCGCTACTGCCCCTCCATCGAGGACAAGGTGGTGCGCTTTGCGGGCAAGGATCGCCACCCCATTTTTGTGGAGCCCTGCGGGGAGAACACCGAGGAGATGTATCTGCAGGGAGCCTCCAGCAGCCTGCCGGAGGATGTGCAGAACGCCTTCTACCGCAGTATCAAAGGGTTTGAGAACATCGAGATCATGCGCCCGGCCTACGCCATCGAGTACGACTGCGTGGACCCCACCAGTCTGGAAGCCACGCTGGAAAGCAAGGTGGTGCGGGGCCTGTACGGTGCGGGTCAGTTCAACGGCACCTCCGGCTACGAGGAAGCCGCCGCCCAGGGCCTGCTGGCTGGACTGAACGCCGCCCGCAATGCGCTGGGCAAAGAGCAGCTCATCCTGCCGCGCCACACCAGCTATCTGGGCACGCTGGTGGACGATCTGGTCACCAAAGGAGTCATGGACCCCTACCGCATGATGACCAGCCGCAGCGAGTACCGCCTGACCCTGCGTCAGGACAACGCCGACCAGCGGCTGACCCCCATCGGCAGGGAATACGGCCTTGTGCAGGATGACCGCTGGGCCAAGTACCAGCACACCCAGAGCATTCTGGAAGCGGAGCGCCGCCGCCTGCACGAGACGCATCTGCGCACCGCCGACCTGCGCACCGCCATGGAAGCGGCCGGTCTTGCCCCTGCTGCCGAGGGCGGCATTGCGGAAGAGCTGCTGCGCCGCCCGGAGATCAGCTATCCGCTGCTGGCCGGTGTCATCGGCTGGGGCGAACAGATCACCCCCATGCTGGCCGAGCGGCTGGAGACCGAGATCAAGTATGCGGGCTACATTGCCCGGCAGGACCGGATGATCCGGGACGTGGCCCGGCATGAAAAGACCCTGATCCCGGACGACTTTGAATATGCGGATCTGGCTGGCCTGACGCTGGAAGCCCGCGAAAAGCTGGCCCGCATCCGGCCGAAGAACCTCGGTCAGGCGGGCCGCATCCCGGGCGTATCGCCCTCCGATGTGGCGCAGCTGAGCATTGCGCTGGCAGCGAGGAAATGA
- the mnmE gene encoding tRNA uridine-5-carboxymethylaminomethyl(34) synthesis GTPase MnmE — MQEATIAAIATAPGAGGIAVVRLSGAESYQVAARVFCPANAAKKVEQAKGYTAMYGTFREGNETFDEGVALFFRAPHSYTGEDVVELSCHGGNAVARRLVEACLAAGAQPAAPGEYTRRAFLNGKLGLTQAEAVMDLISADGRQGAALANAALGGALAKKIDAQKQELTAIQAHLAAWVDFPEEDVPELDDDHLHRVLSGVKAELDGLIRNYQADTILREGVDCAIVGRPNAGKSTLLNLLAGFDRAIVTPVAGTTRDVVEQAVQLGDVRLNLFDTAGLRETEDAIEAEGIRRSWKKLEEAGLILAVFDGSEPPTREDLALAQRCEGRPAIALINKEDKPTQFDAELIAPFFAMVLPVCCQEEGSRRVISAAVARLLGTSQIDAHAASLSGQRQLSAALRARDAVAGALDAAAGGFGLDAVSVCVDDALAALCDLTGENASEAVIEQVFERFCVGK; from the coding sequence ATGCAGGAAGCGACCATTGCAGCAATTGCAACAGCACCGGGCGCAGGCGGCATTGCCGTGGTGCGGCTCTCCGGTGCGGAGAGCTATCAGGTGGCGGCCCGGGTGTTCTGCCCGGCCAACGCCGCAAAAAAAGTGGAACAGGCCAAAGGCTATACGGCCATGTACGGGACCTTCCGGGAAGGAAATGAGACCTTTGACGAGGGGGTGGCCCTGTTTTTCCGTGCGCCCCACAGCTATACCGGCGAGGATGTGGTGGAGCTTTCCTGCCATGGCGGGAATGCGGTGGCCCGCCGTCTGGTGGAAGCCTGCCTTGCTGCCGGTGCGCAGCCTGCCGCTCCCGGCGAGTACACCCGCCGCGCCTTCCTGAACGGCAAGCTGGGCCTGACTCAGGCCGAAGCCGTCATGGACCTGATCTCGGCAGACGGGCGGCAGGGGGCCGCACTGGCCAATGCGGCGCTGGGCGGTGCGCTGGCCAAAAAAATCGATGCTCAAAAGCAGGAGCTCACCGCCATTCAGGCACACCTTGCCGCATGGGTGGATTTTCCCGAGGAGGATGTGCCGGAGCTGGACGATGACCACCTGCACCGGGTACTGAGCGGGGTAAAGGCAGAGCTGGACGGTCTGATCCGGAACTATCAGGCAGACACCATCCTGCGCGAGGGCGTGGACTGCGCCATCGTGGGCCGGCCCAACGCAGGCAAGTCTACGCTGCTCAATCTGCTGGCCGGGTTCGACCGGGCCATTGTGACGCCGGTGGCTGGCACCACCCGCGACGTGGTGGAGCAGGCGGTGCAGCTGGGGGATGTCCGGCTGAACCTGTTCGATACCGCCGGCCTGCGGGAGACGGAGGACGCCATTGAAGCGGAGGGCATCCGCCGCAGCTGGAAGAAGCTGGAGGAAGCGGGCCTGATCCTTGCCGTGTTCGATGGCTCCGAGCCGCCCACAAGGGAAGATCTGGCGCTTGCACAGCGTTGTGAGGGCCGTCCGGCCATTGCACTTATCAACAAAGAGGATAAACCAACGCAATTTGACGCAGAGTTGATCGCACCCTTCTTTGCCATGGTGCTGCCGGTGTGCTGTCAGGAGGAGGGGAGCCGCAGGGTGATCTCCGCTGCGGTGGCCCGGCTGCTGGGCACCAGCCAGATCGACGCCCATGCCGCCAGCCTGTCCGGCCAGCGTCAGCTTTCCGCCGCACTGCGTGCGCGGGATGCCGTGGCCGGTGCACTGGATGCTGCCGCAGGCGGCTTTGGACTGGACGCGGTGTCTGTCTGTGTGGACGATGCACTGGCCGCCCTGTGCGACCTGACCGGCGAGAACGCCTCGGAAGCCGTGATCGAACAGGTGTTTGAACGTTTCTGCGTGGGAAAGTGA